One genomic region from Marinomonas maritima encodes:
- a CDS encoding alpha-ketoacid dehydrogenase subunit alpha/beta: protein MNQLLEEKNHVTNFISPKLDFDWLNVSQLMLLSRALDEIEEKELVPEKLVFNQFSARGHDFAQILLGSLLTHPHDAASGYYRSRPFVMSLGISLDDVVASPMAKEGGYSDGRDIGVVCNYPNIERKGAMLFPMCGGVGAQYSPISGWAQSILYHKNQLEDASYAGAIAVSMGGDSSMSTNGFWAALNISTTNNLPHLFYIEDNGYGISVPQEVQTPGGDQVANLQAYKNLKIIDGDGTDPELTPALIKEAVDYVRSGQGTCLLRLKVPRLCGHTFQDTQTYKAADFIADEQSRDPLPKLKNYLVKNDLMSLDEWQTLEEESRRNIRNAVDKAKKRNQPDPENLTRFVYAEKDHVQLRGGLAASGHVFPAQSDQSKPEGSRLNMLTAIRKTLDYELETNPKVIVFGEDVGPKGGVHGATLGLNEKFGSNRVFDTSLSEEGIIGRSVGMALSGLMPVPEIQFRKYAEPAAEQLSDTGIMRWRTNNQFAAPMVVRIPGGFARRGDPWHSMSDEVEWAHKVGWQIAMPSNAEDAVGLLRYALRDNNPTIFFEHRFLLDNSWSRRPYPGDDYVIPFGKAKTILTGTALTVVCWGAMVERCENAANKLDMSIEVIDLRTIQPWDKEAILASVEKTGRCLIVHEDNKTAGFGAEIAATLADELFFSLDAPIQRLTMPDIPNPHNFLLLEKAVPNEQSIALAMKKLIEV from the coding sequence ATGAATCAATTGCTAGAAGAAAAGAATCACGTCACGAATTTCATAAGCCCAAAGCTTGATTTTGACTGGCTTAACGTCAGCCAATTGATGCTCCTGTCTCGCGCGTTGGATGAAATAGAAGAAAAAGAACTGGTGCCTGAGAAATTAGTCTTCAACCAGTTTTCCGCACGAGGGCATGATTTTGCTCAGATTCTCTTAGGCTCCTTATTGACTCATCCTCACGATGCAGCAAGTGGCTATTATCGATCCAGACCCTTTGTCATGAGCCTTGGTATTAGCTTGGATGACGTGGTGGCCTCACCAATGGCTAAGGAAGGAGGCTACAGCGACGGCCGAGACATCGGCGTAGTATGCAACTATCCTAATATTGAAAGAAAAGGCGCTATGCTGTTCCCTATGTGTGGCGGTGTCGGGGCGCAATATTCACCTATATCGGGTTGGGCTCAGTCTATTCTCTATCATAAAAATCAGTTAGAAGACGCTAGTTATGCTGGTGCTATTGCTGTTTCTATGGGCGGCGATTCGTCCATGTCTACGAATGGTTTTTGGGCCGCTTTGAACATTTCGACGACCAACAATTTACCGCATTTGTTTTACATTGAAGATAACGGTTACGGTATTTCGGTTCCTCAGGAAGTGCAAACACCTGGTGGTGATCAGGTGGCTAATCTTCAAGCCTATAAGAATCTAAAAATTATTGATGGGGACGGTACCGACCCAGAATTGACTCCAGCGCTAATTAAAGAAGCCGTAGATTATGTGCGATCTGGACAGGGTACTTGTCTGCTTCGCCTAAAAGTCCCTCGTTTATGTGGTCACACCTTTCAAGATACTCAAACCTATAAAGCGGCTGATTTTATTGCAGACGAACAATCAAGAGACCCGCTTCCTAAGCTAAAAAACTATCTAGTAAAAAATGACTTAATGAGCTTGGATGAATGGCAAACTTTAGAAGAAGAGAGTCGCCGTAATATCCGTAATGCGGTCGATAAAGCAAAGAAGCGCAACCAACCAGATCCAGAAAACCTGACACGTTTTGTTTACGCTGAAAAAGATCATGTTCAACTTAGAGGAGGTTTGGCGGCGAGTGGCCATGTATTTCCAGCTCAGAGTGATCAGTCTAAACCTGAGGGATCACGGCTCAATATGCTAACGGCAATCCGTAAGACGCTCGATTATGAGCTAGAAACAAACCCTAAAGTGATCGTGTTTGGTGAAGACGTTGGGCCAAAAGGCGGAGTTCATGGGGCAACGCTTGGGTTGAATGAAAAGTTTGGTAGCAACAGAGTATTTGACACCAGTTTATCTGAGGAAGGCATTATCGGCCGTTCTGTGGGCATGGCGTTGAGTGGGTTGATGCCAGTGCCAGAAATACAGTTTCGCAAATACGCCGAGCCTGCCGCAGAACAGCTTTCAGATACCGGTATTATGCGCTGGCGGACCAATAACCAATTTGCTGCGCCTATGGTAGTCAGAATTCCTGGAGGGTTTGCTCGCAGAGGCGATCCATGGCATTCCATGAGTGATGAAGTTGAGTGGGCACATAAAGTTGGCTGGCAGATAGCGATGCCTTCCAATGCAGAAGATGCCGTTGGCTTACTGCGTTATGCGCTTAGGGATAATAATCCTACCATCTTCTTTGAACATCGATTTCTATTGGATAATAGTTGGTCCCGTAGGCCTTACCCTGGTGATGATTACGTCATTCCATTTGGCAAAGCTAAGACGATTCTGACAGGGACTGCATTAACAGTAGTTTGTTGGGGTGCCATGGTAGAGCGCTGTGAAAATGCCGCCAATAAGCTTGATATGAGCATCGAGGTGATTGATCTCAGGACAATTCAGCCATGGGACAAAGAAGCGATACTTGCCTCTGTGGAGAAAACAGGACGTTGTCTGATTGTTCATGAAGATAATAAAACCGCTGGGTTTGGGGCTGAAATCGCTGCGACCTTGGCTGATGAGTTGTTCTTTAGTCTTGATGCGCCGATCCAACGATTGACCATGCCCGATATTCCTAACCCCCACAATTTTTTGTTGTTAGAAAAAGCCGTGCCGAATGAGCAAAGCATTGCTCTTGCCATGAAAAAACTGATCGAAGTGTGA
- the mdoH gene encoding glucans biosynthesis glucosyltransferase MdoH translates to MLTKDSTAKRALPAISPLDMPRHAVNEASHARKAKFSSHDIVTLLARLFVLIVTIGLSWYGAVEMYSVLSTNAIAGLQWLFLVLFCINFTWISFAFSQATLGLLYQLWPFSRRRKEQDVDGVTAILLPVYNEDPSRIRANIQAMHEDIVKQASGKFAFFILSDTNKADAWVAEEQAFHSLLNDDSAACPIFYRRRYDNAERKAGNIAEWVTHFGNDYECMIVLDADSLMGAECLISLTRRMSADASLGLIQTLPTIIRANTLYSRIQQFANHCFGPIYASGLAAWHGGSSNFWGHNAIIRTKAFADACGLPVLAGKAPFGGHVMSHDFMEAALLRRAGWGVRFDTDLTASYEEAPPSLVDVIVRDRRWCQGNLQHKAFVFAKGFHFATRLHLLSGIMSYLSAVFWLLLIVVGFALAIQAYFVRPEYFANPSLFPTWPVFDFEKARSLFILSMGLVLAPKVYGWLAAMLNIRRCLQFGGPILLTLSILVETLLSALYAPILMLAQFQVVYGVFKGKDSGWKPQSRDDGATSWKVAARAHFGHTVFGVVLAGGALFLSPELFYWSLPISFGLILSIPLSWLSGGRKRGNVIRYFGLLRAPEEKRPHPIVVLQHRYSTGLAQPRFDAALPSLTRLMSDASLFYWHLAQMPADESNKAFCRTWICAEWQIMNSENINSLLDHLSEKECIAILQHRTLMRAMQKYLPDNKQVMENSNKEVFA, encoded by the coding sequence ATGTTAACTAAGGACAGTACTGCAAAGCGTGCGCTACCTGCTATTTCGCCGTTGGACATGCCTAGGCATGCGGTAAATGAAGCGTCTCATGCTCGAAAAGCCAAATTTTCATCCCATGATATCGTCACCTTGTTAGCGCGATTATTTGTCTTGATCGTTACGATTGGCTTGTCTTGGTACGGCGCGGTAGAAATGTACAGTGTGCTGAGTACGAACGCGATTGCAGGGCTGCAGTGGTTGTTTTTGGTGCTGTTTTGTATCAATTTTACATGGATTTCTTTTGCTTTTTCACAAGCCACGCTTGGTTTACTTTATCAGCTTTGGCCTTTTTCTAGGCGTCGTAAAGAGCAAGATGTAGACGGCGTGACGGCCATTTTATTGCCGGTGTATAACGAAGACCCATCACGGATTCGAGCCAATATTCAAGCCATGCACGAAGACATTGTGAAGCAAGCATCAGGCAAGTTTGCTTTTTTTATTCTTAGTGACACTAACAAAGCCGATGCTTGGGTTGCCGAAGAGCAAGCCTTTCATTCACTGTTAAATGACGATTCAGCTGCCTGTCCTATTTTTTACCGTCGCCGTTATGACAATGCGGAACGCAAAGCGGGCAATATTGCCGAATGGGTAACGCACTTCGGTAATGATTACGAGTGCATGATTGTACTGGATGCCGACAGTTTAATGGGCGCAGAGTGTCTGATTTCACTGACTCGCCGCATGAGTGCTGATGCTAGCCTTGGTTTGATTCAAACCTTACCGACGATTATTCGCGCCAATACCTTGTACAGCCGTATTCAGCAATTCGCGAACCATTGTTTTGGCCCTATTTATGCGTCTGGATTGGCTGCATGGCATGGTGGTTCATCGAATTTTTGGGGACACAACGCCATTATCCGAACCAAAGCGTTTGCGGATGCTTGTGGTTTGCCTGTATTGGCGGGTAAAGCGCCTTTTGGCGGCCATGTCATGAGTCACGATTTTATGGAAGCGGCGTTGTTGCGTCGAGCCGGTTGGGGAGTGCGTTTTGATACCGATTTAACGGCGTCTTACGAAGAAGCGCCACCGTCGCTGGTGGATGTGATTGTGCGAGATCGTCGTTGGTGTCAGGGTAACTTACAACATAAGGCGTTTGTGTTTGCCAAAGGCTTTCACTTTGCTACGCGCTTACATCTTTTATCCGGCATCATGTCTTATCTGAGTGCGGTTTTTTGGTTGTTGTTGATCGTAGTCGGTTTTGCGCTCGCCATACAGGCGTATTTTGTGCGACCTGAGTATTTTGCTAATCCATCTTTGTTTCCTACGTGGCCCGTGTTTGATTTTGAGAAAGCGCGGTCTTTGTTCATTTTATCGATGGGATTGGTATTAGCGCCGAAAGTGTATGGTTGGCTAGCCGCGATGCTAAATATTCGACGTTGTTTGCAATTTGGCGGCCCCATTTTATTGACCTTGAGTATTCTGGTAGAAACACTGTTGTCGGCGTTGTACGCGCCCATTTTGATGCTTGCTCAGTTTCAAGTGGTTTATGGTGTGTTTAAAGGCAAAGACAGTGGCTGGAAGCCGCAATCTCGTGACGATGGCGCCACGTCATGGAAAGTGGCCGCACGTGCGCATTTTGGTCATACGGTATTTGGTGTTGTTCTGGCTGGTGGCGCGCTTTTCTTAAGTCCTGAGTTGTTTTATTGGTCATTGCCGATTAGTTTTGGTTTGATACTTTCCATTCCATTATCTTGGTTAAGTGGTGGCAGAAAACGTGGCAACGTGATTCGTTATTTTGGCCTGCTGCGTGCGCCTGAAGAAAAACGCCCACACCCTATTGTGGTATTGCAGCATCGTTATAGCACCGGCCTTGCTCAGCCACGTTTTGACGCGGCTTTGCCATCGTTAACGCGTTTGATGTCTGATGCTTCATTGTTTTATTGGCATCTGGCACAAATGCCAGCGGATGAGTCGAATAAAGCCTTTTGTCGTACTTGGATTTGTGCCGAATGGCAAATTATGAACAGCGAGAATATTAATAGTTTGCTGGATCACTTGAGCGAAAAAGAATGCATCGCGATTTTGCAACATCGAACGTTAATGCGCGCTATGCAGAAGTATTTACCTGACAATAAACAAGTCATGGAGAATTCAAATAAAGAGGTGTTTGCATAG
- a CDS encoding dihydrolipoamide acetyltransferase family protein has translation MNESMTITLPVGALEGTAAVLSTWLVGEGDKVRKGDPILELETDKVSMEVCAENDGSIEKILAASGDNVDERTVLGYLHCGIQSIVEKSPSLASNDASNNESVANISKCDAASDGSKCHLIGPAVRKLLRKYDLNVASIKGTGKGGRVTRNDILAFINTGADKEQNGSDVSSAPKNAKGLKSNIVPHTTMRKKIANHMVDSLLHTSPHVTSVFEMDMGRIIEHRKMCKMGFEEAGVKLTFTAYFLAASAKAMQKVPVINSRFYDDYLEVFEDINIGVGTALGDDGLIVPVVKQVQEKNLFEIATALQQQTDKARQGKLVAADMRDGTFTISNHGVSGSLFATPIIINQPQVAILGIGKLEKRAVVEEVNGEDVIVIRPKCYVSLSIDHRALDAHQTNLFLSHFVDVIENWGK, from the coding sequence ATGAACGAATCAATGACTATTACGCTTCCGGTTGGTGCATTAGAAGGAACGGCAGCGGTACTTTCTACTTGGCTGGTAGGAGAGGGCGATAAGGTTCGTAAAGGCGATCCCATATTGGAGCTGGAAACCGACAAAGTATCGATGGAAGTGTGTGCTGAAAATGATGGTTCGATTGAGAAGATCTTGGCTGCATCGGGTGACAATGTCGATGAGAGGACGGTTCTTGGTTACTTACATTGCGGTATACAATCGATCGTAGAGAAATCTCCCTCACTTGCTTCTAACGACGCTTCGAACAATGAATCAGTGGCAAATATTAGCAAATGTGATGCTGCTAGCGATGGTTCAAAATGCCATTTAATCGGACCTGCAGTTAGAAAATTGCTCAGAAAGTATGACCTAAATGTAGCCTCAATCAAGGGTACGGGGAAAGGTGGGCGCGTCACTAGAAACGATATTCTTGCTTTTATTAATACAGGTGCTGATAAGGAACAAAATGGCTCAGATGTTTCTAGTGCACCTAAAAACGCGAAAGGGTTAAAAAGTAATATTGTTCCCCATACCACCATGCGTAAAAAGATCGCTAACCACATGGTGGACAGCTTGCTTCATACTTCTCCTCACGTTACTAGCGTCTTTGAAATGGACATGGGTCGCATCATCGAACACAGAAAAATGTGCAAGATGGGGTTTGAGGAAGCGGGGGTAAAGTTGACTTTTACCGCTTACTTCTTGGCTGCTAGTGCTAAGGCAATGCAAAAAGTCCCAGTCATTAACTCTCGTTTTTATGACGATTACTTGGAAGTGTTTGAGGACATTAACATCGGTGTCGGCACAGCCTTAGGTGATGATGGGTTAATTGTGCCTGTTGTTAAACAGGTTCAAGAGAAAAATTTGTTTGAAATTGCCACCGCTCTTCAGCAACAAACCGACAAAGCCAGACAGGGCAAGTTGGTCGCTGCCGACATGAGAGACGGTACTTTTACCATCTCAAATCATGGAGTGAGTGGTAGTTTATTTGCCACGCCAATTATCATTAATCAGCCTCAGGTGGCGATTTTGGGCATAGGTAAACTTGAAAAAAGAGCTGTAGTGGAAGAGGTGAATGGTGAAGACGTAATAGTCATTCGACCAAAATGTTATGTGTCTCTTAGTATTGATCACCGAGCGTTAGACGCGCACCAGACCAACTTATTTTTGAGCCATTTTGTCGATGTTATAGAGAATTGGGGGAAATAG
- a CDS encoding D-ribose ABC transporter substrate-binding protein: protein MFNMTKRLLIASTASLTLMASSAWADGLMSIIVNNPSNPYWFTEGQVAKKTAEDMGYEANVSAHKGDTNTESKLIDTAITNKAKAIILDPANADGSIGAVRKAVAAGIPVIIINAEINQSGLAKAQLVSNNAQGAALGAMQWIESVGDSGNYVELFGAPSDNNAQTRSNGFKTVLSQYPDLIKVASEVANWDRTQGYTKMQSILQANPNIKGVISGNDDMALGAIAALKEAGKLSQVKVGGFDGSPDAANAILNGEMEYTVLQPVATFAAEAIRQADNFIKNGNTGVDSEKQLFDCYLITSENIKYYTSAFTLSQH, encoded by the coding sequence ATGTTCAACATGACTAAGCGTTTATTAATCGCATCTACTGCTAGCTTAACCCTTATGGCTAGCAGTGCATGGGCGGATGGTTTGATGTCTATCATTGTTAATAACCCCTCAAACCCTTATTGGTTTACTGAGGGCCAAGTCGCTAAAAAAACAGCCGAAGACATGGGCTATGAAGCAAATGTTTCTGCTCATAAAGGTGACACAAATACAGAGAGCAAACTGATTGATACCGCCATTACTAATAAAGCAAAAGCCATTATATTAGACCCAGCGAACGCCGACGGTTCCATTGGTGCAGTTCGTAAAGCGGTAGCAGCGGGTATTCCAGTCATTATCATTAACGCTGAAATAAACCAAAGCGGACTTGCGAAAGCACAACTGGTATCCAATAACGCTCAAGGTGCAGCATTAGGCGCCATGCAGTGGATCGAAAGTGTTGGGGACTCAGGTAATTACGTTGAATTGTTCGGCGCACCAAGTGATAACAACGCTCAAACTCGTTCAAACGGTTTCAAAACAGTACTGTCTCAGTACCCAGATTTGATAAAAGTCGCCAGCGAAGTCGCTAACTGGGATCGTACTCAAGGCTATACAAAAATGCAGTCCATCCTACAAGCAAACCCAAATATTAAAGGTGTTATCAGCGGTAACGATGATATGGCATTGGGTGCAATCGCAGCACTGAAAGAAGCCGGTAAACTTAGCCAAGTAAAAGTGGGTGGATTTGATGGCTCCCCTGATGCAGCCAATGCAATTTTAAATGGTGAAATGGAGTACACAGTGCTTCAGCCAGTCGCTACCTTTGCTGCAGAAGCCATTCGTCAAGCGGATAACTTTATCAAAAATGGCAATACTGGTGTTGACTCAGAAAAACAACTGTTTGATTGCTACTTAATCACATCTGAAAACATCAAGTACTACACATCTGCTTTCACTTTGTCTCAGCACTAA
- a CDS encoding glucan biosynthesis protein G produces MLTSLFINTISYGHASEKVVSGDRQQNQAVVSEETQSDQQDLTAKGYDFSSQTVIDLAKKLAQSPMQPMEKAPKALIDMDYSMYRKINFQQNQAVWGNTPTKFSVQLFAPGFLFKDLVTIDVVENGRAFPLNVSADSFTTPSKEISELISQVGKYAGLRLHYPINRVDHNDEFVVFQGASYFRAVSKGQSYGLSARGLAVNVAQPKGEEFPMFKQFWIERPSSSQDAIVVHALLDSKSVAGAYRFGIYPGKPTRIDVKATLFPRVDLKHVGIAPLTSMFMHNSSLDASDFPDYRPAVHDSDGLQILTGKDEMIWRPLNNPKNLQVSAFSDNYPKGFGLIQRHRNFEDYQDLEANYHTRPSAWIKPLNDWGQGHVELVEIPSDSETNDNIVAFWQPKEGFKKDQSYTYQYLMTWSNNTPVSMDLPRIVRSAKGVKLFTDSPEVVIDFNKMPDVNVDELIVNASISKGKILEALIVKNPHNTGVRVYVTFDPQDADLAELRVQLKQGEAAVAPTWLYRWMKE; encoded by the coding sequence GTGTTGACATCATTATTCATTAACACAATAAGTTATGGCCATGCGTCAGAAAAGGTTGTTAGTGGAGATCGTCAGCAAAATCAGGCCGTCGTGTCTGAAGAGACTCAATCAGACCAGCAAGATCTCACGGCGAAAGGATATGACTTTTCTTCTCAGACGGTGATTGATCTAGCAAAAAAACTGGCGCAGTCGCCAATGCAACCAATGGAAAAAGCACCAAAAGCCTTGATCGATATGGATTACTCCATGTATCGCAAGATCAATTTTCAGCAGAACCAAGCGGTTTGGGGCAATACGCCGACAAAATTCTCTGTGCAATTATTTGCACCTGGCTTTTTGTTTAAAGATTTAGTGACTATTGATGTGGTTGAAAATGGTCGTGCGTTTCCACTTAATGTCTCTGCTGACTCCTTTACCACGCCGAGTAAAGAAATCAGTGAGTTAATTTCTCAAGTAGGCAAGTACGCTGGATTACGTCTGCATTATCCGATTAATCGTGTGGACCATAATGATGAGTTTGTTGTTTTTCAGGGCGCCAGCTACTTTCGAGCAGTGTCCAAAGGCCAGTCTTATGGTTTGTCCGCTCGCGGTCTTGCGGTAAATGTGGCACAGCCGAAAGGGGAAGAGTTCCCAATGTTCAAACAATTCTGGATTGAACGTCCTTCTTCTAGTCAAGACGCTATTGTTGTTCATGCGTTATTAGACAGCAAGAGTGTGGCTGGTGCGTATCGATTTGGTATTTACCCAGGCAAGCCCACTCGCATCGACGTTAAGGCGACATTGTTTCCAAGAGTGGATTTGAAGCACGTTGGTATCGCGCCATTGACGTCCATGTTTATGCACAACAGTTCGCTTGATGCATCTGATTTCCCTGATTATCGTCCTGCGGTGCATGACTCAGATGGGTTACAGATTCTCACGGGCAAAGATGAAATGATTTGGCGTCCTTTGAATAACCCAAAAAACCTACAGGTGAGCGCGTTTAGCGATAATTATCCAAAAGGCTTTGGTTTGATTCAGCGTCACCGCAATTTCGAAGACTATCAAGATTTAGAAGCCAATTACCATACTCGACCTTCCGCTTGGATTAAGCCTTTGAATGATTGGGGGCAAGGCCATGTTGAATTAGTAGAAATTCCTTCAGATTCTGAAACAAACGACAACATCGTAGCTTTCTGGCAACCCAAAGAGGGCTTCAAAAAAGATCAGTCTTACACTTATCAATATTTAATGACGTGGTCGAATAACACCCCAGTCTCAATGGATTTACCACGTATTGTGCGCAGTGCTAAAGGGGTGAAATTGTTTACCGATAGCCCTGAAGTGGTGATCGATTTTAATAAAATGCCAGACGTGAATGTTGATGAGCTGATCGTCAATGCCAGTATTAGTAAAGGTAAAATACTCGAAGCGTTGATTGTGAAAAACCCACACAACACTGGTGTACGAGTTTACGTTACTTTTGACCCGCAAGACGCAGATTTAGCTGAGCTCAGAGTTCAGCTTAAACAAGGCGAGGCGGCTGTCGCACCGACTTGGTTGTATCGCTGGATGAAGGAATAA
- a CDS encoding ABC transporter permease: MSTNVQNKPAANALAQPKKLDIGRLLLEGRAFFALIAIIIFFSFMSPYYFTINNFLIMSSHVAIFGLLALGMLLVILNGGIDLSVGSTLGLCGVFAGYLMQGVNIELLGITFYPSLWVVVVLTCALGAAVGCVNGVLIAHFKVPAFVATLGTMYVARGIALLITNGLTFNKLDGKEELGNTGFEWLGFNRLAGIPISVIVLIIVALICGLVLSRTAFGRWLYASGGNESAANLSGVPVIRVKVIVYMISGICAALAGLVLASQLTSAGPTAGTTYELTAIAAVVIGGAALTGGRGTVRGTILGALVIGYLSDGLVIIGVSAYWQTVFTGTVIVLAVLLNSLQYSSKGNGR; encoded by the coding sequence ATGTCCACTAACGTTCAAAACAAACCTGCAGCTAATGCGCTTGCTCAGCCAAAGAAATTAGACATTGGCCGCTTACTACTAGAAGGCAGAGCCTTTTTCGCATTGATTGCGATTATTATCTTTTTCTCTTTCATGTCCCCTTATTATTTTACGATCAATAACTTTCTGATCATGTCTTCTCATGTGGCTATTTTTGGTTTACTGGCTCTGGGCATGCTGCTGGTCATTTTGAATGGTGGAATCGATTTGTCGGTGGGCTCTACTCTTGGGTTATGTGGTGTCTTCGCTGGGTATTTAATGCAAGGAGTAAACATAGAACTGTTGGGCATTACATTTTATCCGTCCTTATGGGTCGTGGTAGTTTTGACCTGCGCGCTCGGAGCCGCTGTCGGCTGCGTTAATGGCGTACTAATCGCTCACTTCAAAGTCCCTGCGTTCGTTGCAACTCTTGGCACCATGTACGTGGCACGAGGTATTGCCCTCCTAATCACCAACGGTCTGACATTTAACAAACTAGACGGGAAAGAAGAGCTGGGTAATACAGGCTTTGAATGGCTAGGTTTTAACCGTTTGGCGGGCATTCCGATCAGTGTCATTGTGCTAATTATTGTGGCGTTAATATGCGGTCTCGTACTGAGCCGTACCGCCTTCGGACGCTGGCTATACGCGTCTGGTGGCAATGAAAGCGCGGCAAATTTGTCCGGGGTTCCTGTTATCCGCGTCAAAGTGATTGTGTATATGATTTCTGGTATTTGCGCAGCTCTTGCCGGTCTTGTTCTTGCGTCTCAGTTAACGTCCGCAGGCCCAACAGCCGGAACAACCTACGAGCTAACAGCAATCGCTGCGGTCGTGATTGGTGGAGCGGCGTTAACTGGTGGGCGCGGAACAGTACGGGGTACCATTCTTGGAGCATTGGTTATTGGTTATTTGTCTGACGGTCTTGTCATTATTGGCGTCTCTGCCTACTGGCAAACCGTGTTCACAGGCACTGTTATCGTCTTGGCGGTATTACTTAACAGCTTGCAATACAGCTCAAAAGGAAATGGTCGCTAA
- a CDS encoding Lrp/AsnC family transcriptional regulator: MLDKFDISILSALQKDGRLSNRDLAEKIGLSTAPCWRRLKRLEDEDYIRGYTAELNAKKVNLNVIAFAQVSMDNHHPETLTPFLSIVQGCPEIQECHSVSGDCDYLLKIITRDLDSYDELLSKQLLQAKGVRSVNTMFSMRQPKITREFPLNEFPIGDYS, from the coding sequence ATGCTTGATAAATTTGACATCAGTATTCTTTCAGCCTTACAAAAAGACGGCCGCTTAAGTAATCGAGACTTAGCTGAAAAGATCGGTCTTTCAACCGCACCTTGTTGGCGACGCTTAAAACGTCTAGAAGACGAAGACTATATAAGAGGCTACACGGCTGAGTTGAACGCAAAAAAAGTGAACTTAAATGTCATTGCCTTTGCACAAGTGTCAATGGATAACCACCATCCGGAAACGCTGACGCCTTTCCTTTCTATTGTGCAAGGATGTCCTGAGATACAAGAATGCCATTCCGTCAGTGGGGATTGTGACTATTTACTAAAGATCATAACCAGAGACCTTGATAGCTATGATGAACTTTTGAGCAAACAACTGTTGCAGGCGAAAGGGGTTCGCTCTGTCAACACCATGTTTTCAATGAGGCAGCCTAAAATAACAAGAGAGTTCCCTTTAAATGAATTTCCTATCGGTGACTATTCTTAA
- a CDS encoding M90 family metallopeptidase, translating to MFKALDNWLENRRIKAMGFTIEQWESAVADWAAMERYKGSERDNLREMSFRFLARKGITPGGKFEFTDAMCLKLATMACVPILHLGLGWYEHCQTIILYEGDFIANHPYQSEDGVVHAEGRGLSGEAWQRGPLILSWEAILATGAHARHGKASNVVIHEFAHKLDMLRDGANGAPPMHPDMKPGQWHDIFTATFQRLENDWQHNKHLPLDEYALTNPAEFFAVCSETFFESPAMMKKEMPQIYRLLCQFYRQEPA from the coding sequence ATGTTTAAAGCGCTTGATAACTGGTTAGAGAACCGACGAATCAAAGCCATGGGGTTCACGATAGAGCAATGGGAGTCTGCGGTTGCTGATTGGGCTGCGATGGAACGCTATAAAGGTAGTGAGCGCGACAATTTACGCGAAATGAGCTTCCGCTTTTTAGCGCGTAAAGGCATCACACCAGGCGGTAAATTTGAATTTACCGATGCAATGTGCCTTAAACTCGCCACTATGGCCTGTGTTCCTATTTTGCATCTTGGCTTGGGTTGGTATGAACATTGCCAAACCATTATTTTGTACGAAGGGGACTTTATTGCCAACCACCCTTATCAAAGTGAAGATGGCGTCGTCCATGCCGAAGGTCGTGGGTTAAGCGGCGAAGCGTGGCAACGCGGGCCTTTGATTTTATCGTGGGAAGCAATATTAGCAACAGGCGCTCACGCTCGTCATGGCAAAGCAAGCAACGTTGTCATTCACGAATTCGCCCATAAACTAGACATGCTTCGTGATGGCGCGAATGGCGCACCGCCTATGCACCCTGATATGAAACCGGGTCAGTGGCACGATATATTCACTGCAACATTCCAACGTCTTGAAAATGACTGGCAACACAACAAACACCTACCACTTGACGAATACGCGTTAACTAACCCAGCGGAATTCTTCGCGGTGTGCAGCGAAACCTTCTTTGAATCTCCAGCAATGATGAAGAAAGAAATGCCTCAAATCTACCGACTGCTCTGTCAGTTTTATCGACAAGAACCCGCTTAA